The Leisingera daeponensis DSM 23529 genome includes the window CATACGGAACTGCTGCACTACTGGCTGCAAGGGCTGGCGGCGGACACCGGCCGCGGCATCAGCATCCGCACGGTTCCGCCGCCGCTGATGACCGATGCCATCAAAAGCGGTGAGATAGACGCGTTCTGCGTTGGCGAACCCTGGGGATCCCTCGCGGTGGAAAATGGCGCGGGGGCGCTGCTGTTGCCCGGGCGGGCGATCTGGTCCTTTGCGCCGGAAAAAGTGCTGGCCGTCCGCAGTGCCTGGGCAGAGGCCGAACCCGGACTGGCCGGCCGCCTGATCCGGGCCCTTTGGCGCGCGGGGCGCTGGCTGGCCGACCCGGCCTCCCGCGGGCTGGCGGCGGAAATCCTGTCCGCGCGGCGGTATCTCGATCTCCCCGCCGAAATCATCGAACGGGCGCTGTCGGGAAAGTTCACGGTCACGCCCCAGGGACTGCAGCGTGAAGTCCCCGGATTTATCGGCTTCCATGACGGCGCGGCGGGCTTTCCCTGGCGCAGCCAAGCCCAATGGATTGCGCTGCAACTGGCGGAGCGGACCGGCCTCGACCGGCACAGGGCGCTGCGAATGGCCGGGCCGGTCTTTCGCAGCGATCTTTACCGCTCCGCCCTGCGCGGGACCGGTGCGGATTTGCCCGGCGCCTCGTCGAAACTGGAAGGCACGGTCGGCACCCCGCTGCTGGCCGCAGGAGAATCGGGGACGGTCAGTCTGCTGCCGAACCGGTTCTTTGATGGCCGTGTTTTTGATCCCATGGCCGCGGACTGATGAAAAAGCAGGCAGCTTGCCGCGCCGCAACGCTGCAATGCAGAATTTCCTGCTGCACGAGCAAAGAAACCTTTGGCGCCGGCCGGATCTTCCGGCAGTCTGAAGTCAGACAGGCAACGGAGCCTGACTGAGAATTTTCCCGAAGACCGGGTTTCACTGAGCAAAGCCGCTCGACCCGCCGCCACTCCTTCTGGCGGTGCGTGTCAGCGGCTTTTTTCTGTTCCGTCCCCTGGGCGGGGCGCAGCTAGGAAAAGGAACCAACCCGATGAAGACACTTATGATGGCGCTTGCGGCCTCGACTGCCCTGACCGGACCGGCATTGGCCGGAACACTGGAGCTGGAAAAGGACGTGCTGACCTTCGGCTTCATCAAGCTGACGGATATGGCGCCGCTGGCGGTGGCTTATGAGCAGGGCTTTTTCGACGACGAGGGGCTGTTTGTCACGCTCGAAGCGCAGGCGAACTGGAAGGTCCTTCTGGATGGCGTGATCGGTGGCACACTGGATGGCGCCCATATGCTGGCAGGCCAGCCGCTGGCCGCGACCATCGGTTACGGCACCGAAGCGCATATTGTCACGCCGTTTTCCATGGATTTGAACGGCAACGGCATCACGCTCTCCAACGAAGTCTGGGAGATGATGAAGCCGAGCCTGCCCACGGATGCTGACGGCAAGATCGCGCATCCGATCTCCGCGTCTTTCCTGAAGCCGGTGATTGAGGACTTCAACGCCAAAGGCAAGCCCTTCAACATGGGCATGGTCTTCCCTGTCTCCACCCACAATTATGAACTGCGCTACTGGCTGGCGGCCGGCGGCATCAACCCTGGCTACTACGCGCCCGACAACGTGACGGGCCAGATCGGCGCCGAGGTGTTCCTGTCGGTGACCCCGCCGCCGCAGATGCCCGCGACGCTGGAGGCCGGCACCATCTCCGGCTATTGCGTGGGGGAGCCATGGAACCAGCAGGCGGTGTTCAAGGGCATCGGCGTTCCGGTCATCACCGATTACGAGCTGTGGAAGAACAACCCGGAAAAGGTGTTCGGCATCACCGCGGAATTTGCCGAGGAAAATCCGAACACCACGCTGGCAATCGTCAAGGCGCTGATCCGTGCGGCCATGTGGCTGGATGAAAACGATAACGCCAACCGCCCGGAAGCGGTGGAGATCCTGTCGCGCCCCGATTACGTCGGCGCGGACTATGAGGTGATCGCCAGTTCGATGACCGGCACCTTCGAGTATGAGAAGGGCGACAAACGCGATGTTCCGGATTTCAACGTGTTCTTCCGCTACAACGCCACCTATCCGTTCTACTCGGACGCGGTCTGGTACCTGACCCAGATGCGCCGCTGGGGGCAGATCGCCGAGGCCAAGCCCGACAGCTGGTATGACGAGGTCGCCCGGTCGGTCTATAAGCCGGAGATCTACCTCGAAGCCGCAAAAATGCTTGTGGATGAGGGGCTTGCCAATTCTGAGGACTTCCCCTGGGACAGCGATGGCTACAAGGCCCCGACGCCCGCAGAGGACATCATCGATGGCATCCCCTTCGATGGCAAAGCCCCCAACGCCTATATCGACAGCCTGCCGATCGGACTGAAGTCCGGCCAGACCGTCGTCGGCAGCGCCATTCAGGGCTGACCCCGGACAGGAGGGAAGGGGGCGGCGACCCCGGCAAGGGCCGCGCCGCTCCGCTCCCACCCCGCACTCATCAGAGGATGACATCATGACGATCGCCGATCCCGATACGCTCAGTTCCGAGGCCCGCCGCGCCCGGCTCTTTACCCGCATCAGCAAGATGGACGCCTGGTTTCAGGTCTTTGGCCTGGCTTGGGTCACCCCGGTTCTGAAAGCTGCCGCCGGAGACAATCCCAAGGCGCAGTTGAAGGAAATCTGGCGGCTGCTGGCAATTCCCGTCATCGCCATTACCGGCTTCCTCATGCTCTGGGCTGTGCTGGCACCCAAGGTTCAGACCTCGCTGGGCGCCATTCCCGGCCCGGGTGCGGTGTGGACCGAAGCGGTGAACCTGCACCAGGATGCGCAGGCCAAGGCCGCCAAGGAGCGCGCCCACTCCGAGAAGGTGGAAGCCCGCAACCAGCGCTTTATCGACCGCGGCCAGCCGGAACGGGTCAAGGACATCCCCTATACGGGCGCGCCATCCTACTATCAGCAGATCTGGACGTCGATAAAGACCGTCTTCTTCGGTTTCCTGATTGCCGCCGCCGTGGCGATCCCGCTGGGCATCCTGGCCGGTCTGTCGCCGGTTGCGAACGCTGCCATCAATCCGCTGGTGCAGATTTTCAAACCAGTGTCGCCGCTGGCCTGGCTGCCAATCGTGACCATGGTGGTCTCGGCGCTTTATGCTGCCAACGACGGGCTTTTTTCCAAGTCGTTCCTGGTCTCTGCCATCACCGTGACGCTGTGTTCGCTGTGGCCTGCGCTGATCAATACCGCGCTGGGGGTGGCCTCTATCGACAAGGATCTGGTGAATGTCTCCAAGGTCCTGAAAATGAACACCTATACCAAGATCACCAAGCTGGTGCTGCCGTCGGCCTTGCCGCTGATCTTCACCGGGCTGCGGCTGTCGCTCGGGGTCGGCTGGATGGTGCTGATCGCTGCCGAAATGCTGGCGCAGAACCCGGGCCTTGGAAAATTCGTCTGGGACGAATTTCAGAATGGCTCCAGCCAGTCGCTGGCCAGGATCATCGTTGCAGTGCTGACCATCGGCCTCATCGGCTTCCTGCTGGACCGGGTGATGCACGCGCTGCAATCGCTGTTTACCTTCACAAACAACCGGTGAGCCGCCATGAGCATTCTTGAATTCAATAATGTCTCCAAGAGCTTTGGCGAGGGCACCAGCCGCACGCACGTTCTGAAAAACATCAGCCTCAGCGTTCAGGAGGGCGAGTTCCTTGTGCTGCTGGGCTTCTCCGGCACCGGCAAGACAACCCTGATCAACCTGATGGCCGGGCTGGAAAGGCCGTCGCAGGGCACCGTCTCCTACAGGGGCAGGGAGATCACCAGCCCCGGTCCGGAGCGCGGCGTGGTTTTCCAAAGCTATTCTCTGATGCCCTGGCTGACGGTGAGCGGCAATGTTGCGCTGGCGGTGGACACCGTGTTTCCCGGCCTGCCCAAGGCGGAAAAGCAGGCGAAGGTGGACCATTACGTCAAAATGGTCGGCCTCAGCCAT containing:
- a CDS encoding CmpA/NrtA family ABC transporter substrate-binding protein codes for the protein MSATRIPAGYVPLTDAAPLIAAQEMGFAAEERLVLELHRAPSWSSLRDMLAFGQVDAAQMLAPVPVAAALGVGGASTPFSVLSVLSVNGTVIGVSSSLARRLADAGHDFSFDDAASAGKALITATGPGLRIGVPFPFSMHTELLHYWLQGLAADTGRGISIRTVPPPLMTDAIKSGEIDAFCVGEPWGSLAVENGAGALLLPGRAIWSFAPEKVLAVRSAWAEAEPGLAGRLIRALWRAGRWLADPASRGLAAEILSARRYLDLPAEIIERALSGKFTVTPQGLQREVPGFIGFHDGAAGFPWRSQAQWIALQLAERTGLDRHRALRMAGPVFRSDLYRSALRGTGADLPGASSKLEGTVGTPLLAAGESGTVSLLPNRFFDGRVFDPMAAD
- a CDS encoding CmpA/NrtA family ABC transporter substrate-binding protein; its protein translation is MKTLMMALAASTALTGPALAGTLELEKDVLTFGFIKLTDMAPLAVAYEQGFFDDEGLFVTLEAQANWKVLLDGVIGGTLDGAHMLAGQPLAATIGYGTEAHIVTPFSMDLNGNGITLSNEVWEMMKPSLPTDADGKIAHPISASFLKPVIEDFNAKGKPFNMGMVFPVSTHNYELRYWLAAGGINPGYYAPDNVTGQIGAEVFLSVTPPPQMPATLEAGTISGYCVGEPWNQQAVFKGIGVPVITDYELWKNNPEKVFGITAEFAEENPNTTLAIVKALIRAAMWLDENDNANRPEAVEILSRPDYVGADYEVIASSMTGTFEYEKGDKRDVPDFNVFFRYNATYPFYSDAVWYLTQMRRWGQIAEAKPDSWYDEVARSVYKPEIYLEAAKMLVDEGLANSEDFPWDSDGYKAPTPAEDIIDGIPFDGKAPNAYIDSLPIGLKSGQTVVGSAIQG
- a CDS encoding ABC transporter permease, with translation MTIADPDTLSSEARRARLFTRISKMDAWFQVFGLAWVTPVLKAAAGDNPKAQLKEIWRLLAIPVIAITGFLMLWAVLAPKVQTSLGAIPGPGAVWTEAVNLHQDAQAKAAKERAHSEKVEARNQRFIDRGQPERVKDIPYTGAPSYYQQIWTSIKTVFFGFLIAAAVAIPLGILAGLSPVANAAINPLVQIFKPVSPLAWLPIVTMVVSALYAANDGLFSKSFLVSAITVTLCSLWPALINTALGVASIDKDLVNVSKVLKMNTYTKITKLVLPSALPLIFTGLRLSLGVGWMVLIAAEMLAQNPGLGKFVWDEFQNGSSQSLARIIVAVLTIGLIGFLLDRVMHALQSLFTFTNNR